ATCTTCTGGTTACAGATCGGATTGGGAAAGTACTCGGCAGTGTAAAGGATCTGCTTGGTTAGAAGGGATAATCTCATCGCTTGCCGGTTGCCAGATTATTATTGCGCTTAGTAGTTTAAAGATAGGTAGTACAGAAACAGCGCGTAATGAGAGGCAGGGATAAGCAATGGTATATGTAGCAAATGAAGCACGATATGAAGACATGCGTTATAACCGTTGCGGGAACTCAGGTCTTAAGCTTCCGGCAATCTCATTAGGACTTTGGCAGAATTTTGGTGGAATTGATACTTACGAGAATGGCAGAGAAATGATCACTCGTGCTTTTGATCTTGGAATTACTCATTTTGATCTAGCCAACAACTATGGACCACCAGCGGGTTCAGCAGAAGAGCTCTTTGGGAAAGTGCTTGCAAGTGATATGGCTCCATATCGAGATGAAGTGGTGATTTCTACAAAAGCAGGGTACAACATGTGGCCCGGTCCTTATGGCGAATGGGGTTCGCGTAAATATATGCTGGCTAGTCTGGATCAGAGTCTGAAGCGGCTGGGTATAGATTATGTTGATATCTATTATTCGCATCGGCCGGACCCGGAAACACCTCTTGAAGAAACCATGCAGGCGCTCGACCATGCTGTGCGTTCCGGCAAAGCTCTGTATATAGGATTATCTAACTATACCGCGGAGCAGACGCTCGAAGCGGTTAGAATCTTGAACAGCCTAGGAACGCCGCTCTTAATTCATCAGCCGAGTTATTCTATGCTCGATCGCTGGATTGAGGGGAGTTTACAGGGTGTGCTGGAACAGAGCGGAGTTGGCAGTATCGCTTTTACACCTCTGGCTCAAGGATTGTTAACCAATAAGTATTTAAATGGAATCCCAGAAGGATCAAGAGCGGCCAAACCCTCTGCTGCGTTAAATGAAAGCCGAATTACACCGGATGTGAAGCGCAAGATCCACGCGTTAAATCAGCTTGCTGTTTCAAGAGGCCAGAGTTTGGCGCAGCTTGCACTAGCTTGGACACTACGTGATGGGAAGATTACTTCTGCATTGATAGGGGCTAGCAGAATTAGTCAGATTGAAGAGAATATAGCTGCACTTCAGCATTTGGAGTTCTCGCAGGCAGAATTGGATCGCATTGAGACTATTCTTCAAACGGAGAATGGAACTGGATGAAGACGTAGGTGAAGGGATGAGCTGCATCGATGGAGTTGCTTCAAGATGAGAACAAGGTGAAAGAGTGGGCCGAAGCCAACTCGGAATCTATAGGCTTAAATAGGTCGAAGATTGAGGCTAAGTATATTTGGAATCCTGGAGGGTTTGTAAACCAATCTTATCGCATAACGGATGGTCAAACCTTTC
This genomic stretch from Paenibacillus sp. FSL H7-0737 harbors:
- the mgrA gene encoding L-glyceraldehyde 3-phosphate reductase, which encodes MVYVANEARYEDMRYNRCGNSGLKLPAISLGLWQNFGGIDTYENGREMITRAFDLGITHFDLANNYGPPAGSAEELFGKVLASDMAPYRDEVVISTKAGYNMWPGPYGEWGSRKYMLASLDQSLKRLGIDYVDIYYSHRPDPETPLEETMQALDHAVRSGKALYIGLSNYTAEQTLEAVRILNSLGTPLLIHQPSYSMLDRWIEGSLQGVLEQSGVGSIAFTPLAQGLLTNKYLNGIPEGSRAAKPSAALNESRITPDVKRKIHALNQLAVSRGQSLAQLALAWTLRDGKITSALIGASRISQIEENIAALQHLEFSQAELDRIETILQTENGTG